ACGCAGTTATACTTAAAAAGGACgaactacaaagaaataagggcaaatgatgatgtttatttcgtcttaaaatgtatgcataattatGTAGGCTTAACTTCGTCTCGGTCACgcaattctcatataaacgcttggTAAAGTTGTCTCGGGGGGAGGGCTGTCTCGGGCAACCGAGACCATGTAAGCAGGCCCTTAAAAGGCTGCAACCTCGAGTGATGAGTCGGAAACTGATATTCACAGAtgaaaaatttggaataatTTAGAGCACAGTCAAACCCTTTATTCAGCCGTTCCTTTCAGAATTTGTTACCTTAGATCGGTTTTACCTTTCATTGGTTGATAAAGTGTCGGGATATTTTAGGCCAATCATCAAGCGAAGCGATCGCAATCGTGTTATTACTTTAGAGAATCGAATGAAAACCACTGTACAGTAGAAATGTAAGGTTTATATGTATTAGTTGTCTTGTTAAGCGCTATTGGTAGAGAAAGTGCTATAGAAGTAAGGATTATTTATGCtagtataaatattgaaatcTGGCTTGGGTTTTAAGAGGCCGGTAAAGGATATTATTTCATAAGTACTGAGATTTATCCACAGAGATGACAGTGATGAAAAAATCGTTCTGTTTTTAGTCGCAGCCAATCAGCGACGCGAACGATGAaatttcactagtgaaaaatCGTCGTTCGCGGCGTCTGATTGAACGAACGATGTTTTTCACTGAAAAGTGATCGTACGCCACGTCATCCTTGGCGCGAAAACTGGCAAGCCGCCCTTCTTATTTTCAAGATGTCGGAAAGGTTTGTGGACGCCGGTTCAGTTGACAATTTTATCGcagaacaagaaaacaaagccacaTTACAAAAAACACAACGAGATGTAAAACTTTTGCAAACCTTTTTAGGAACCAGAAATGAACTTAGAAAAGTTGAGGAAATTCCAGCATTGGAGTTAAACGAATACATCTGCGAGTTCATCACTTCGGTTAGAACCAAAGATACGAAAGGCTATGAGCCTTCTTCCCTTGGAACTATTGGCAAGTGTTTGTCTTATCGCTGTTAATTGCCATCATTGTTCGAAAGAAATCTCAGTACCTATGAAATAAACACGTTAAAGCATGGAAAATGCTTtgtacgatttttattcactcgtttcgTATCAGAAAACTCACCCGTTCGCTGCGCCCACTCGTTCGTTTTCTGATACTActcaactcgtgaataaaaatcgtacgcgcgcattttccatgaagtaatctctattttggctagattgcagaatacccggccacaaaatggccaacttaaaacactgctaccgcagtGCTGCGGTCGTGTTGTAATGCTGCTCCCGTAGTCCCGTAGTCCCGTAGTcgccaaaaggaataacaactcCGTTGTTTAGTCGAGCGCATCGATGCCTGTTTCTTACAACgccaacaacaataaaacaaaatacattactCCTACCTTTTCTTCAATCTGTCGCGCCGGATATCCTACCTTTGTAAATCATATGATCGCTAACGCTTTTTCCAACACTTAACGCATTACACATatatatacctcgttctttattCCATGAGCCGGAACAAGCGCGCTACGCACGAATATCCTTCGTTCTATAATCCACGAGCCTCCGTTAAATATTTACAAAGGATAATTAATTGTTCTACGACtacggcaccgcggtagcagtcgtttaactcactcaaaattaattattcaacgacTGCGGTACCGCGGTAGCAGTCCtttaactcactcaaaattagatttctagtttctaaagaaactgtggtactgtgtcggtgggagagatcaaaacaaaaattaaaattagtgATTCAACTTAATTGCATAACTTTTTTGGGCCACTGCGGGTCCGCAGGAGCAAGTAATTTGTGTTCAcgagcggccgggtattctgcaatcgctccTCTATTTTCCGTTAGCTGTGAATTGCCTATTTGTTTCTCGTGCATTGTTAAATTAAATGGCCTTTTTTTCGTCGTGAAACGTGAGTTTGGTTATCGTCCTGAGCCCTTAACTTAAAGATAGTTATCTGTAAAATGAGAATCAGGTGTATATTTAATTCACCGTGAGGTGTGATTTGGATTGCAAGAGAAATCTGACGAACTATAACAACAGTAGTAAATTGTTAAACCTATTTGTAATACGAAGTTAATGCGACATGCCAATTTTATTGTCCGAGAAATGTTTAACAGCTATCTTATTTTCCGTGATGCCTGATCAAGAGCCCACCTTTATAACCCTGTTATAAAGGGAAGTTACGCTTTTATTGTGAAACGGGcataatagtaaaaaaaaaaatctgattTTGCTCCAAATAAAACTTGAATCCACGATCTCCCGATTACTTGAACGGAACTGTCGGAAAATCGTGGGAACAGCAGAAAGCATTATAATCAATCGATCGATCTGTCAATTAACCTTTTGGGTCAGCACTAATCGTTCACTGTAGCTTTATAATCTCCCTTTAGGAAACCTCTTCTGGTTTAAGAAATACAGATTATCTGAAGGAGGAGATCCTCAAGGTACTGGAAGAAATATATGAAGAAAAGGGTAATAAAGAAGTTAAAGTCGATATGTGGTGTCATTTCGGACACGCCTACGTAACCAAGGTCGACGAAGGTGAGTATGTAAATCTCATTTTTGGCGCGTTTAGTCTTTTCACAATTAAGTCTTTTCTTCATCATGCCATCTTTTGACGTTGGTTAGTGTTACTATGAAGTTATAATTCCGAGTCGTCTTACGTTTAAAATATCGTAATTGTCGAGGAACCTGGAGAGGAAGCGAAGAAAAAATTTCGAAATTGTTGTTTGCTCAAGTTTTCCTTGTTGCTgatatttgcaaaaaaatgcataaaaatataaaattctCTTGCGCAGTGTGTAAagcctttctttttgtttattacaCCCGCTTGTTTTTGGCGTCCTCGTTTCTTTCGTCGTGGACCTCAAGCAACAGGAAGCGTCAGCAACGACGATGAAAATGAAAACgccacaaatctgcatattttatggaaaaaaacaaTAGTCTAGCTGGCACGCACTGCAAGTGCCCTTCTCGTTTTGgtacatttctttgccgtcCTAGTCAAGACAATAGGGACCTAAAGCAACGAAGACGACGCGGCGACCACGCCGCCGTGAACGACAACGAAAAATATGAATTCGCGTTCATAAGATGACGTTCCAAGGGAATTCTGGGCAGAGCTAGTCCTGCGAGGGGGCTAACGACCAGTTTGGCTGTacatttaaaaattacaattttgtcCGTTTGCCCCCACAAAGGACTGGAAATTCCCAGGATTAACTGGGAACGTGCCATAACCAAAATGGTTTATTGATTTTGCTTTTTCTCCGATTGGCTGAGAATGCTCCACGAGATTTTTTTAGGCAATCACAAAAAAGTAATGCAATACCACTATAACAGTAGCTCCGTAAACCGAGTTATTTCAACCTCGAAAAAAGCATTTAATAATGGAGACGGCAGTTTGAAGCCTGATTTTCATCAAAGCTTTATAAAGcgtaaatatttgtttttgttattgcaGACGAAGTAGAGGATATATTTACGCTGAACGAATTAAAAGAGAAAATCCAAAATTCAAACGGCAAAAGTTGGAGACCTTTCTTCAAAGAAGGTTTGGAGGAGAAGGAAGTTGAAGCGATCACCAGTCTGGCCTCTCGCGCAACACAAGAGGATATACGATATGACTTCGCCTTCCACACTCCGTCGTGTAGAAATGTTCGCGTTAAGGTACGAGACTTCAGACAATCtttaatattctaaaaatgatGCGAGACGTTTTCCCCTCCTCACGAGTTCAAGGGCTCGAAATTAATTCATTCGTTGGGCTCTTCGGGAATCATCAAGATCTTCGCAATTTTGACTTGGATAAGAGGAGAATACCAGCCATAAATAGACTGATTAATCATGACCTTGCAAAAGAGATCATTTGCCCATAAAATCATGCAACATTCATTTTCATAGACTAATTATGCAATCCAATTCGCTTTAATATCcagttattctttgaaaaactatttaaatacaataaaaaatagAGAGAGATTTGGGTGTGACTAAAGTAACAGTGacatattaatttaatttaatttaatttaaagtgacaacttgtcacTGGTTAGATTAGTGTTTAGGGTTAGGTTGAGTTCCTATATaaacaaggtttcttttatcttgcagtAGTTATCAGTTTTTCCGGACgcgaaaatttcaaaatgatgcCATTTTATATATTATGTCCCGTGGCTTTGATGTGATCAGCAAGAGCTGAtatgtgttcttgttttgcaagggctttaaaatagaaaaactgaacattttatAGCCGTAGCAAAGCGAGAACACACAGCAACACACGAAACGTCAAGGCAATCTGCCTTAAAATGGCCGAGGAACATGAGTCTCTCAGAAACATGAGTAAAATTCCGTTACGAGTGACAACCTCATATCATATGAGGGAACCAAACTAAGGGTACGATATATCTTTTTGAGAACGCGGGAAGTGCGCGAGGAATTAAACCCATACACCTTTCCGTTCTCGCTAGTGAAAATTCTTCGTGTCGATTCTTGCTTCTCTTTGCCCTTCGACCGCCTGCCAAGAACAAGCCTATATTAAGAACTGTTACTCTGCTACGTATCAACAGGCCtggataatgaaagaaaattcggGACAAGAAGGCGGCGATGCGGGATCCGGCATGGTGTTTTGTACAACGGCACCCACTACTGTTAGAAATATCCTTACACGAGTGAGATCTAATGAAGACGGAGCTGCATCCAACACGCCCAGTTTCCACATTTGCTATCGATCTCACCACAGAATGAAAGTGGACATTTTGATGCCCGCCAAAGACCTGGATTGCCGTTTGTCAATAAGAACTTGTAaggaaatgataaaaataacagAATTTCTGACGTTTAAATGAAAACCGGGATCAATTTCTCTAAACATTAgatcttttcaaaacagtctCGACCCCAGACCTCTTCTCTTTGTGCATGAATGAGGGAGAGAAGAAGTCTGGGGACCCCTTGTTAAAAGCGTTCGTGAACAACAATAAAAAGCGTTTTTGATTGCGTTATTCATGTTCGCGCAAGGACTGAACATCCCACGCGCTTTACGTGCGAACGCAAGGGAAAAGAAGGTCTGGTTGGAAAGGTCGCCTTAGTTGGttgtagagtgttttcactctaTAACCATGTTGGTatacaaaacaatagcaaaatatCGAACAAGTTTTGCAaaataatagagtcaaattcccaacAGACCTCTTCGCTTTTGTTCTTTAtcccaacatggccgccgttatGTCATGTGAAAACACTCCATTCTCAATTAATGATTTGCTCGGATCGTGTCTGAATCTTAGCCTTTAGTCATGAGAACACATATGgcccgaggctctggtgacgagaatatGTTCAAAGCTGAAGTCCAATCTCGTCCCTACAggccttttttttgtttgtcgaCACCAAGAACTCTGGCCAATTCCAAAGCAGGAAATGGCCAGAGTCCGTGCTCTTTGTGCTGACCAAATGAAAACCGGCCTCTGAGGACGAGATTGAGGCCTTACACGACAGTATTGGAGTCGAAGTCAAACAGGTCACACTATCCAGGCTTTATGTTTATCACACAATCTATCTTCATTTGAGGGAAAAATTACGCGCCCAAGAGCCCacaagacgaagaagaagacaaaattcTGGAAAGTTACTTCATGGGAATGAAGATCGACGGCGATCGTTTGATTTTGCCTCCTGCCTCGCAGCTGCAGGAAGGCTTTGACTTGCATTTTCACCGGCGAAGTCTCCGCAAGATATATCACTACGAAGTGGAGGGAGAACAGTTTACTTTGAAAGTTTGTAAAGATCAAGCAACTAATGTGGATCCGTGCGACTTTGAAAGGATTAACTTGGATGAAATTCCCGTGAAGGTACTTTTGAATTTGCAGGTTGCTGTACACCACACCGGGTAATATGAAAAAGGGTCTCAACTTGGAGGGGAGGAAAGCGTTCACGGTAAAAAAATTCGTCACGGTTAACTtgcatgaaaaacaaagaaaactccCTTGTTGAAGCTGAAACGtagatatatttttgttttgggggATATATGACAAAAAGTCACTATTTTTGATTTGTTCCACGGCTAacaggtaattttttttgccattttcacaCTTAATTGTTAACTTTTTTGACTTTTCTCGCGGTTAA
The Acropora muricata isolate sample 2 chromosome 3, ASM3666990v1, whole genome shotgun sequence genome window above contains:
- the LOC136912193 gene encoding uncharacterized protein isoform X4 → MANTQGGNRRFRNKGDPSWYDRSMADNVSAVAMDIPKDKVGLIIGRKGWRRQEIEERSGAHVEVKDDKVHLRGTPEQCERAKKHIEEILNPSTHKEHPGFKLVQNLVMPKETIGHVIGKCRENFNTIETTTGVSLKVRDNKFYIKAESEKSEKLAVRKIRELACIGLQRAQMAVPPTKFAYVDSAQLEENHEIQLSPAQLPFSNSRFGEPHYKLQLLEHPLQEETSSGLRNTDYLKEEILKVLEEIYEEKGNKEVKVDMWCHFGHAYVTKVDEDEVEDIFTLNELKEKIQNSNGKSWRPFFKEGLEEKEVEAITSLASRATQEDIRYDFAFHTPSCRNVRVKAWIMKENSGQEGGDAGSGMVFCTTAPTTVRNILTRVRSNEDGAASNTPSFHICYRSHHRMKVDILMPAKDLDCRLSIRTWKNYAPKSPQDEEEDKILESYFMGMKIDGDRLILPPASQLQEGFDLHFHRRSLRKIYHYEVEGEQFTLKVCKDQATNVDPCDFERINLDEIPVKIDVHLHCDEWDRALKEGNWEPQQIAAKVSNFLQFVRNVQQNVSPKEIRGD
- the LOC136912193 gene encoding uncharacterized protein isoform X3; its protein translation is MPTAPMANTQGGNRRFRNKGDPSWYDRSMADNVSAVAMDIPKDKVGLIIGRKGWRRQEIEERSGAHVEVKDDKVHLRGTPEQCERAKKHIEEILNPSTHKEHPGFKLVQNLVMPKETIGHVIGKCRENFNTIETTTGVSLKVRDNKFYIKAESEKSEKLAVRKIRELACIGLQRAQMAVPPTKFAYVDSAQLEENHEIQLSPAQLPFSNSRFGEPHYKLQLLEHPLQEETSSGLRNTDYLKEEILKVLEEIYEEKGNKEVKVDMWCHFGHAYVTKVDEDEVEDIFTLNELKEKIQNSNGKSWRPFFKEGLEEKEVEAITSLASRATQEDIRYDFAFHTPSCRNVRVKAWIMKENSGQEGGDAGSGMVFCTTAPTTVRNILTRVRSNEDGAASNTPSFHICYRSHHRMKVDILMPAKDLDCRLSIRTWKNYAPKSPQDEEEDKILESYFMGMKIDGDRLILPPASQLQEGFDLHFHRRSLRKIYHYEVEGEQFTLKVCKDQATNVDPCDFERINLDEIPVKIDVHLHCDEWDRALKEGNWEPQQIAAKVSNFLQFVRNVQQNVSPKEIRGD
- the LOC136912193 gene encoding uncharacterized protein isoform X2, which produces MRFDICSIPSPYAPMANTQGGNRRFRNKGDPSWYDRSMADNVSAVAMDIPKDKVGLIIGRKGWRRQEIEERSGAHVEVKDDKVHLRGTPEQCERAKKHIEEILNPSTHKEHPGFKLVQNLVMPKETIGHVIGKCRENFNTIETTTGVSLKVRDNKFYIKAESEKSEKLAVRKIRELACIGLQRAQMAVPPTKFAYVDSAQLEENHEIQLSPAQLPFSNSRFGEPHYKLQLLEHPLQEETSSGLRNTDYLKEEILKVLEEIYEEKGNKEVKVDMWCHFGHAYVTKVDEDEVEDIFTLNELKEKIQNSNGKSWRPFFKEGLEEKEVEAITSLASRATQEDIRYDFAFHTPSCRNVRVKAWIMKENSGQEGGDAGSGMVFCTTAPTTVRNILTRVRSNEDGAASNTPSFHICYRSHHRMKVDILMPAKDLDCRLSIRTWKNYAPKSPQDEEEDKILESYFMGMKIDGDRLILPPASQLQEGFDLHFHRRSLRKIYHYEVEGEQFTLKVCKDQATNVDPCDFERINLDEIPVKIDVHLHCDEWDRALKEGNWEPQQIAAKVSNFLQFVRNVQQNVSPKEIRGD